AGAACAAAAGACACCGACAAGAAATCCCAAAACAGCCCTCTACCAAAAGATGCCagcagaaaagaaaattacctCAAATAAAGCCTCGGCAAGCATGACTATGCGTGATATACTTGCACGGGTACTAGATTCTTCGCTCATCAAAAATGACTCACAAGAGCACATACCATCAGGGTGGAGACCTGATGGACAAGCTGTATTTTGCCTCCCATTGTCATCAAGGCTGCCACGAACTCTTTCCAAGATCTGTAGCATGCAGGAGCAGTTCATAAAGATTATCCATAGAGcttaaagtaaaatttaaaagcACTATATATCATCACTTCAGTCACCCCAATGCAACCACCACATAGACAAAGTCTTTGCCAGATTTTCAAAGATATGGAGACAAGACACAAATAAAGTCACAAATGCAggttgaaattttatttatatacgtCAAAAATGCAGCTTGATATGTAAAGGTTACCAAAGTATAATATAATCAAGATACTCTGAGAATCACCTCAGATCTTGAATGCCGTCGCTGTTCATTCAAGCTGTGAATTCTACTGCCCAGATGTCCACGATCATCTCCAACTCCATCAAAAAAGTCACTACTCAAATCAAGGAGCCATCTATCATGAGATCCTAAATCATGAGAATCATCTGTTGAAAGAAGAATAGAAGGAGAATCACTATGCCTTCTAGAACTACGTCTTGAAAAAGCATCCCAAAACAGTCTTCTACTATTCCTTCTGACCTCTCGGTTACTTTCATCAGCATTGCGACTTGAAACAACACTAGAAGAGATAGTCACCACATCAACTTGAAGTACACCTCCGTCTCCCCAGCCTTGTTCCCTATTGGAAACAAGAAATCCTAAACCTGAAGGTATTGCCTCCTGAAAAGATTCATCTCCCAGCGATCCAAATGTCATAGGTGAGTTGGAATCATGAGGAACAGAATCAGGGTCGGAGTTTTCGAAGGCAGTTACTTCACTAATGTGATTATCAACAGACACTCCATTAAAGCTTGAATCTCCTAGCTCTTGAGGACTTGAGCTGCTAGGATGAGCCTTGGGACATATCTGAGGTACTTCCTTGTCCACTGAATTATCAATACCATTGTCTGCATCCTTGTTAGTGGAAACATTAACAGAAACTGGATCTGAAGATTGTTGCTCTTTAAACGACGTACTAGCTGTAGTACTACTATACCTACAAGACTCATCATGACTATGATCAGCACTTACCAGATGAGGAGGAACTAGCTCCTTACTTTCAGACAAGCACTTCCCATGGTTACTTGTTTCAACATTTATTGAACCATCTTCAACTGAAGGATTCTCAATGCTGCTTCCAGATAAGGCACCAGTTTCAGTAATTGAGTAGGAGAGCCTTCCTGCCCCAGTAACAAGAGAGGTTTCCTCTATGATGTTCTGACCTACATTGATGACTGGATTTGAATGTTCtgcagaattcacaagggattCAACCGCGCAATCTTCCATCTGCAGTAGAAAAATGCTTGTCTATTAGTTGCttcatcatcttaatttttgaagagcaaaacTTATTCACAAGAAAATTGAACAGAATGAATGtagtttgaatgttaaaataattgtataatacatcgaatattttttttaattaagaataattttttatcacTTGATTCTTCTTGTGAGATAGGGACTAAATAAAATTTGTCATATCACTTCCTTGATAACTCAAAGACTGGGATAACTGTTTGCTTTCACTTTTCTTCCAGCTCTCTTGTGTATAAAAACTGGCGAGGTTCAGTTGCGCTATTATAATATGAAAATCACACTTTAATCAACACCAACTAGACCAAAAACCATTTCACGtttatattaaaatggtgaggcAATGGTCCCAAACTACATCTACAAGCAAAACTGTTGGAAAGCTTCAATAAAAAACCATGGGTACATTTTAAGGACATAAATCTGCAAGAGGACACAAAATTACCAacaagattttttattattataagtaAACATGTAAATTACCAACAAGATAACCACATCCAAGAATGATATATCAGCCAGAGCCTCTAAAAGAAGACGTTTAAAATACTGAAAATTGCAGGTGATCTAGACAAAATGGCATATTGCATTTAAGTACTAAAACACCGCCACCCCACTACATCCTCATGGGTGCACTTCAGCTCTACCCACGCAGATGGTTCCTTCCAAATTACAAAACTATTCAGCTATAAAATGGAAAATATGTATCCCAGCAGcatttggaaatgataaaggaAACTCCTTATAGATAataatggaatttttttttgtttgaataggTAAACGAAAATTAAGATAATAATGGAAACTTGATGCAAGAAAGTTTcttattacttaaaaaatagACTCTCATATTTACTTTATAGAAGTCCTCTACCAGGTTCCTTCTATGCAAGGGCATTCTGTAATCAGTTACCATATAAGAAAATTTAATGAAACAAAAGGTAGAAAAAAATGGGTAAAggaaatccaaaattaaatcaacaacttcggtttgtatttattattttctcatgATACTTCACTTCTTCTAAAAATATTGGTTTTTTGGGTCAAAGACTCAAATATAagagaatgagattttttttttcttttctaattattcCCTCTCTTAATGCACTGTAAATCATCTCACTCTTGACTACTTCAAGGCCACATCCAACTAACAAGCTTCATCACCTCCCtgatagaagaaagaaaaataagaggaCAAATTATAAGAAAAGAGTCTTCAGAAGCATATTGAAGAAGGGTTACAAGGAAACGAATCTTCTTCCTAATAATTACATGCCTCAGTTACCATCCAAACTTCAAAACCTTTCTCCAAATAGGTTTTAATAGTAACTATCCTGAGATTCATTTTTGGGGTGGTTTACAAAAAACATGTACCAATTACCATTTGATACTACTAGATGCCGAATTCCCAAGAATGATGGTCTTGAACTGCTGGTTCTTGTTTTTAATAAGTGATCTAGTCCAATTCAGTAAAACTAACTCTATATTCAAGACCCTAAATCCTTCATTTAATGGTTTTTCTTTATATGGACATAGCATGACCGTATGGTGAAACTAAGAAATTGCAAGAACCAAACTTTATGCAAGAGAAGCCATCGAATGAATGACCCAATACTTTCCAGATGCTTAAGACCCCAATATCACATAATTAACAACTATAAGAATCATCATCAGAACATCACATATTTAACATCTATCACAACCATCACCGCAAACCCAATAAAAAACACATTTATGAATACATTTTTTGATACGTAAGAAACAAAGCTCAGAACATAACTCCAAGATAAccccattttcattttaataaggaaataataaaaaaccgaacaccctcccccccccccccccccccccccccaaaaacaaACCACCCCCGCAGCGATAATTACTGGAAAAGGAACCGATATTCCGCATCAACGGGTCAAGACCAAATCCCCCAAACGTCAACACTTAGGATTGCAAAATTCACAGTTCGAAtggaaaagggggaaaaaaccGTAGTATGCCTATCAATTTCAAGGAAACGAAAACACCTTTCCTTGATATTGATGATGACGGGAACGGAACTCAATCCCAAATCATACAAGAGTCATAGACTTGAATTCTCAGGTTCAAAATTGATCATCAATAAGGATCAATAGGAAATGGGTTTGGTTAATAGAAGTAGAAGATTAAAGCTTTTGTTAAAAATGATGGGAGTGAATGGTACCTGATGGGTAGAGCGAGAAGTGGAGCCACCGCAGATGAGAGAGAAGACCCTGGAGCGGTTGGTGCGATTTACTCGGGCCCGAGAAGGGCGTGAGCCCAGTCGACTACTGCTAGAacccatttgagagagagagagagagagagagagaggtggggaAGACGATTAAGGACGATGATAATGGAAAGAGGAAGCACATACAGAGGCACAACAACTCAGAGCCTCGCtttcaaattccaattcaatattttaaatttttaattaaggtTAAGACATAAAGACACGACTTGCGAAGACACAGACTCTTCTCACTCCTCCTTTTTTGTCCTTTCACTTTtcctgtttttgttttctttattcttttctcaTCTTTTGCTTATTTTCGTAAAACgcctttaaaaattaaaaaattagttaagtcatttttctatattttataaatataattaattttgttatttttttaaataaaatatttattttagtaaattatATCTTTACAAGTGTATAAAAATACACAAacatgactatatataaaaaaaattaaaaataaaaaaattagataaatatatgtcatttatagttttaatttaatgaacgaatcatgaatttttctccataaattattctatatatttaacagatcaattataattattgaaaaattaaataaaaacaatttttattatttaataatatatttataatttcaataaataatttataaattaattatttttttttctcctggTAATATTCTCTACTTCAAGTAAACTgttaataaaaaaggaataCTTACAAATCTTCAAACTTTAACCATCATTATTCTATCATATAATGCTTTTTTGGAATTTCACTTTCTAGATACTCTCTCATTGTTTATCAATCTTGTTTTTGTGGGAGACTCTCTCACTCATGGGTGggtgttgaaagttgaataaagtattattaaaatattattttttaatattaatattattttaagatttaaaaaaattgaattgtttattatattttatgttagaatttaaaaaagttgtaataattaaataagataaattaaaataagttggGCATCCAAACTGGCCGTAAATCTTCACGCAAAAATGTTTTAATGAATAAGAtgttattatatcatatttcaAGTAGAGATTAAGTCGGTTGATAAATTAGTTCTACTCAAATTGAACAGAgaataatgatacacttacaatctatttttcaattttaataagcGATGACTATAGATTATATTACAGCAACATTATTACAATTAAAAGAGAGATTTCACACCACAAATAAATTGAAGAAATGGTGATAATAAGAAACCAAAAATCACTAGTGATTTTAATGATTGTTTGTGGTGAGGTGAATGAAATAAGAACTAAAACATCTTTTTCTGTGTTGCTTGCCCCTAGAGGATTGAGCtgtaaaaacacaaaaagataaTAGCCGGTTTTGTAATTGTTGGTACAGAGATAATGCATTGCAGCATTTACTATGTGGACAAATAAAAGTCATGCATCTATTAAATTGCTTTCAAAATACCCATAGCAGACCAAAATACAGATTGAGACCGATCAACCATATGTATACACCTGTCCAAGCCATTCACCTTTCATGTAGAATTAGAAGTTGAAATTGACAGTAATTGATTTATTTCTGGTGAATGTGAAAACATCATCTAGAGAAGTCCATGGATTCATGGTAGCTAGCTGGATGATGTACACCTACCAAAACCAAACATGGGTCTGACTTGTAGTTGTGAGATTAAGCCACTTTactttgtaaatataaattCCACAAGCTACCTATACACTGACATCTACAAGTTTCACAAGAGGAAGCTAAATAAGCTCATTATGCATAACCCTCCACCACCAGACCCtcaccaccacccaccaccacccccGGGACCACCCCCAGGTCCACCACATCCTGAACCTCCTCCTCCACATGGTCATCCTCCTCCTCCAGGTCCTCATGCGCCTCCCCCAGGACCTCCTGAGCCACACAAACCACATCCGCCTCATCACCCCCACCCTTGATCGTGTCGGCTGGAAGCATACATGTTTGATATTGTATGGTGtaagagctagctagctagccaggAATATAAGCTATAGTTATAGTTTTTACTAGTATGCACTTTGTACCTTCATACAACAAGCTTGTGTCTCACCTTTGTGGTGAATATGTGTGTGTATTTGTACTCAAAAGTTGATCGATAGACTTCACAGTAAGTTTTTCCTTGGTCTTGGAGGCCTATTGCTTATTTGCTACTTCAATCTATAGTCTCCAAAGTCTAACAGCAAACTTTACCTCTGAGAAATAAGATCAACAATACATGTATTCCTAACAGATGTTTGATTTGCTCTTTATATCCCATATTGAATATCACATATTCCCAAGGAAGAAGTTTTGGCCTTTATAATCATTTCAGGTTATTCTAATCATATCATTAAATGGTCATTTTAGAGTGTAAATTCATATGTACTCACGGCCAGGACTTTCTTTATAACATATTACAAACGGTATCAGAGCCAGTTTCCAGCTAGAAAGCATGAGACTTTAATCATCCTACTTACAAAGGAATATCATGGCAAGAATATCAAGAATTCAAGGGGGATTACAGAGGCAAGGCATGTACAAACTACATGCACTTCAATTCTTGATCACTGTACTAGACATGATCTGTTTTCATTCCTATACGCCGAGCCACTTATCCTCCTTCCTTTCACTCTCAATTTGCCTCCTGCGGGGGGCAAGCTTAGTCCCAAGTTACTTCTCCTGCATCTGTGAAAGTATCATACCTAACTTGCAATTGTTGAAGTAGTCATGTTCAAGTTGGAAGTTATCCTGCCACGTACGACTCCGCGTCCTTTCTCTCTTCGTACGCGgttaagataaaagaaaaaagcaaggggtttttacttgtttatatatatgttcatcACATTAGATGCATGGCTCCATTAGTGACTTACATATACCATGTCAGGAGTTAAACGCATTTACATCTTAAATTGGCAAAACTTAAAGGAGATTGTATTCCCAAAGTGGTTTTAGAGCTTTAGCTTGGGCCTTTAGGGGCAATGAAGACAATGATGAAGTAATTCTAATTGGGCTGAGCTCAGGGTGTGATTAAATACAAGAGGTCCATTAATTGGTTAGCATCTTCCTCCAGCCTGCTCCATCTTCTTGGACAGTTCAACTCTATAATGCAACGTGCCATATTGAACGTATAGAGCCGAAGGACTGCAGCACTTTGGAACTTGGAAGCAATAATAGAGCCGAGACAAGAGCTTCCCCACCAAGCCAATGAGGAATGGGACTCTGCAAAAACGTCACTTTCTCATTTATCTTTTCATCTGCATCGGTTACGGATTTCAAGGCCGTATTCAAATGGATAGGATATTCACCACCACACAATTTGGTATTACTCCTCAGCCTACTATGTAGAGATTGTGTCGACATTTGGGTAGAACCCTTGTTATATAAGCTCGCTCACCTTCTGGAGTTCTCACTCACTTTGGAGCACCAAGAAAAAAGCATTCTAGcctcgaagaagaagaagcaagaaGATGCACAACCCTCCACCACCACACGACCCTCATCACCCACACCCCGGGCCGCCACACCAAGGACCACCGCATCAGCCTGCACCACCTCCAGGGCCGCCTCATCATGAACCACCTCCTCCTGGTCCTCACGCCCCTCCACCAGGTCCTCGTGACCCGCACAAACCACATGACCCTCCTCATGATCATCGCCACCGCCACTAATTAAAAAGGCTAGAAGTTTGTATGTAACCTTATAAAATCGTGTGACTAGAATTATAGCCCAGACGTTATGCCTATGCTTTGTTATTTCAGCTTGTTAGTCCTGATGGGAATAACTAGTTTAGTTTACCAAAGCTAGCAAGGATGTTCTTGTGATGCTATGGCTAAATAGAGATCTTAATCTTTTCATAATTATGTGTATTAAGTGAACAACTGGACTGTAATTTGGTGGAGAAGAGAAGGGATCGTGTTTTTCGCTATGCTGTAGTATCTATTGCAATAAATCAAGTACCCTTTGTGTTGATTgctgctcttcttcttcttctttcactgTTCACGAACCTTGTATCAGTAattgcttcttcttctgaccGTCCTTTTTGTGTACAAAGTAGATCCACAGCCATAAATATAATGCAGGTTTTCAGGCAAAAGCTCCAAATACGCTTCATGTCAGTTCCCAAGTAGGCTTAGGATTGAACCACGCatccataaaatatatatatatatatatatatatattagcttaaGTAAAATCTTTGAATGTGATTTTGGCCCTTAAACCAGAACAATCAACTCCATCGTGGAAAAGGGCATGAATTTTGATTTATGAGCAAGTAATAGCAAAAGAAGATTAGAGAATAAACAATCGGAGTAAAATAATTGCTGGAAAATTAACAGATAGTTATTCTACCGGTAATCCGCCATGATGAAGCATATTATGGAATCAATACATCCGATTTTATAGTTTGAAAAGACTACTGATCAATATCATAATTCAAGCTACTTGATAGAGGGTCGAAACTTTTCCATTCACATTTTTCTTATGCTCAGTTTAATTAACGCATCACTAAGTTGTTTCGTCTCTAAAATTCATCTAATGCACAGCAAATCCCATGTAGTGCACGACTTGGTTAAATGGGTTGCTTTCATTCTCATATGAGGAAGTGTCATGCATCCTCTGTTTTGTATGTGACCCGGCTCTCTTATCTTTTTCAAAGTCCGTTTGCTTTGCAGAATGGACATTTTTAATCGTTAGGAAATGAGAAGGTCTAATCTCATTAAACAGGAACACTCATTCATATTGTTATCAAAACATTGTTATTCTTGACAAGAGTTGTGAGATATCCTAAATTTTGTCAATCTTAAACTACGTTCTTGTTGTGAATGAAAGTGAGAGTACAAGGGATCAATTTGAGaggtaaagaaagaaagattttAGATGAATAAAGGAAtatccatcttttttctttgagaAGAGTTTgcagaatgaaaaatattttaaccacaaagtgattttataaaaataaatttacaaattgacgtgACTTGATATGGtatatcagattgtaaaattatttttatttgtagttttgcttttataaaatctttttgtaactGTAACATAACTCTTGCAGAACAAAAGTTTTGAAAGTGTAGTTGTGGAGTCGTGTTAAATTCTTTAAGACGAGATTGTTGTCTTGATGGACCCTTTTAGTATCGCATTCAAAGCAAAAGAGATACGATTACATTTTGTTTGAAACTACACGCATAGGGGTGCATGCTAACCATCAAATCTAGTTACGAATAAGcaactttttgttttcttttttaaacatttgTCGTAGAGATGAGTGGTCAACTTCCATTACCTTGTGGAATGAGCGTCGGAAGCTCTCCCATCCACACGTCTGGCTTTATCTTTGCCTTTATAGGACTCAAGTTGTGAGAAATATCAGcttagaaaaggtgagaaagagGAATCCGATTCAGTCTTCCACAGCTGGGAAAAGATTGCTTTGAAATAGCCTGATAGGGTGATCCTTTTCGGTAATAACGACCACCAAAATGGTGAGACTGCAAAGTTGAATGTAACTTATGTGCAGCAGCACGCATATGCCTTTTACATCTCCCACCTTCCCAAAATGTGTGACCGAATTCAGAGCCACACTTTCAGCTATTTTTGGGATTGAAACtcttttcttcttaaaaatGGCCGCTATTATCCAAAGGcagaaatagaagaaaagaagTAAAGTTAACAGCTTTGGATTCTTTCATATATTTACTCCATTACTCGCTCCTCTCTATACCAACCATACGTTACATATACACAGCGGTTCTACAACAGTCCAATGGGAATGTGAAAATTTCAACGTGAAACTTACATCTTTCCTTTcaccaaaacaaaatataaatgtatGCACTGCACTGGTTTGTgtaaattgaattaaaaatgatACGGTGCTAAAATCATCAATCTTTCTACAAGTTGGAATTAATCCCCTCACTGATTTCAGAATATTATTACAAATTATGATTCCCTTTCTTCTTATCTTTCCTCCATCTTCTCAGTAACCAAACAGGGCATCAATCCATAAGAGCAAGGAAAAGGCAGTTCCCATGTTTAGGATGATGCtttatgtgtatgtatatatatacatagacaGATACAAAACTGGAGAGATCGactaagtattattatttttaattagttcTAATATTTGCCTCCCAGGaaaaatgtttcaatttaaaaaagaacTTAACCTTCTAACAGGCATTTGAGACTCTGTAGGCCTTCAGCAGATATGCTTCTCCTGACCCTGGCCCTTTGTACCACTGCAGGTGGAGGCGGCTCCACATGAAAATTGACCATCACAGCTGTCAGATTGTCTATTGCTCCCCGCTGTAATGCTTCCTCCACCATTTGCCTGCAGCATAACTTCACATCATTGTGCTCTTGGAGCCGTCTCCGAGCAAAATCTACAGAATTTTGACTGGAAAACACATCCCATAGTCCATCACTGCCAATTATCAAAAACTCATCTTCCTGGGTCAATGTTATCAATTCAAGTTCAGGTTCAGCACTTAACGGCCCAACCCTTTCACCCGTTCCTTTCATTCCTTCAAGGTGCCAATCGCCTAAGGCTCGAGTCACACCCAACTGACCATTAAGGTAATTATCATCAATGTATCCACCCAAGGACTCGACCCTTGTTCTTTCCTTTGTGCAGCAGGGCCTATGATCTCTTGACACCTCTATAGCAGTTCCACGCCGTGACAACACTGCTCGACAGTCCCCAGCATTGGCCACAAGTAAAGACCTGTCCAAAATGGTATTGCATTTTAAGAAGGAAGTGTTCCTAAAAATGTCATTCAAAAGGCTCTTTTCATAGCACATTATCTCATAATGTGTGAATAAGAATTTGTAAAGATGCAGAGGAGACGACATAAGCAATTCCTTGAAATGGGAGATTTAAACATCATTGTCGTGAGCCTCTTTTATTGGTACGACATACAGTTACAACCAATACAGCAACCATATTAAACAGCATCCATGTatcattctttattttaattatatttatttacttttcctCCATCTTCTACAGTCCATTTCAGTGCCAACAGCTCCTTAAATAGTGAGCATCGTGGCTACGCATCACACTAAACCCAAGTAAAAGACTACACGGAAAGATGACTGATCTAGGTGGGACTCACCTCCCATATATCATTGCAGTCAGAGCAGTTGTGCCAGAAGACAGGGAAGACTCAAGAGAGCATCTCTTTGCAAATGCAGCATCAGTTTCTATAAATGACCTTGTAACCACCTTCTCAAGTTCTAAAGGGAAATGAGCATCCTCGACAATTACTCTTGGCAAATGGTCGCGAACAAATTGTGCCGCACCCTTTCCTCCATGCCCATCAAATACCTATTATTCAAACCAATTgctatatatcaataaaaaacgAAATGTTTGAATCATTAGTTGTTTTTCTGTGTTTCTCAGAACTTTAATAAACAACTACTTGTATAAAGGAAGGTGCCCACAATTAGATCCAAATCCATAAGTTCCATCAAGGCAACCTCCAATATTCAATTGCATATCATTTAATACAAAAAGTCCCAATTTGACCTTTGATGATAGCCATCCGGCAtaacatttatttaattgtaacCAACTTCTATTCAAGTGGCCATACCATGGTTATTTATCACGAGAATTTTTCAAGCTTATGAGTTTTCTTAGATGGTAGGTGATGGATACATTAGAATTCAAAAGTGATCCCACAAATCTGCGATATGTTCACTCTTCAGAACTGGAAGTACATTAGCCTTTTCAAGGAATCAAGTTGAAAGCAAATAACAGCTAAAAGaaggttcatatatatatatttatatataaaatactgcAATCATTCACAATAATGCAATATAATCTGTATTTTCAAGAAATGCTCAGGTTATTCATCAAATTAACAAAGTACACACAAccaaagctctctctctctctctctctctctctctctctctctctctctctctctctctctctctctctctctctctctccacacacacacacagagggcATGGTCAGTTGAATGTTTCCTCAAACTCTCGCAACCACCCTTATTTTAAGAATGCGATTCTTGCAAAAGATGTAAATTGTTTTTGGATACAAACAGCAGAGAATTAAGTAGGTTGGATAACTTACACCATAGAAGGAGACAACCTCATCAGAGAGTAAACTAGAACCAAATTTCTTAGCTAAATCACCAATGCAGATGTGAGTATCCTCCATATGGTCGCGACCCCCTATATGAAACCACACTCCCGACCGAAGGGAAGGGATAAATTCTAACAGGTTCTGTTTTCTGTCCACAGCTACAGCATCCTCACAAATGCTTTCCAGCTGAATGAACCTCATCAACATGAAATTATgataagaagatgagatgaaCAATAAGCATAaaacaaaaaggcaaaaaagtaaatatatatatatatatatataaaaaaaatacaggtttactaacaaatttttatttctgtTCTCGAAATCCTTTTATGGTTTCTTTAAATTCCACACTCTCataataaaaagaattcatTGGTCAGATCATCAAAATTCTAAGCGACTACAGTGTCGGTGAGATAATCCAAATCATTGACTGAAATAGAGCGCTTTGACAAACTCAGATTCACTGAATGAagctattcaaaatattttatgctataaaattaaaacaaaaacaaaaacagaacaaaaaagaTTCATTGAATGAAGCCAAACTAGAAATTTAGCAGAGTACC
This is a stretch of genomic DNA from Carya illinoinensis cultivar Pawnee chromosome 15, C.illinoinensisPawnee_v1, whole genome shotgun sequence. It encodes these proteins:
- the LOC122297588 gene encoding probable protein phosphatase 2C 27, translated to MCVKDAEKVDQEIESLNNNNKRPGPLHCEVLHTQMEKWDKESPERSSPLESICEDAVAVDRKQNLLEFIPSLRSGVWFHIGGRDHMEDTHICIGDLAKKFGSSLLSDEVVSFYGVFDGHGGKGAAQFVRDHLPRVIVEDAHFPLELEKVVTRSFIETDAAFAKRCSLESSLSSGTTALTAMIYGRSLLVANAGDCRAVLSRRGTAIEVSRDHRPCCTKERTRVESLGGYIDDNYLNGQLGVTRALGDWHLEGMKGTGERVGPLSAEPELELITLTQEDEFLIIGSDGLWDVFSSQNSVDFARRRLQEHNDVKLCCRQMVEEALQRGAIDNLTAVMVNFHVEPPPPAVVQRARVRRSISAEGLQSLKCLLEG
- the LOC122295628 gene encoding E3 ubiquitin ligase BIG BROTHER-related-like; protein product: MGSSSSRLGSRPSRARVNRTNRSRVFSLICGGSTSRSTHQMEDCAVESLVNSAEHSNPVINVGQNIIEETSLVTGAGRLSYSITETGALSGSSIENPSVEDGSINVETSNHGKCLSESKELVPPHLVSADHSHDESCRYSSTTASTSFKEQQSSDPVSVNVSTNKDADNGIDNSVDKEVPQICPKAHPSSSSPQELGDSSFNGVSVDNHISEVTAFENSDPDSVPHDSNSPMTFGSLGDESFQEAIPSGLGFLVSNREQGWGDGGVLQVDVVTISSSVVSSRNADESNREVRRNSRRLFWDAFSRRSSRRHSDSPSILLSTDDSHDLGSHDRWLLDLSSDFFDGVGDDRGHLGSRIHSLNEQRRHSRSEILERVRGSLDDNGRQNTACPSGLHPDGMCSCESFLMSEESSTRASISRIVMLAEALFEVLDEIHRQPVSLSLSMVSLPAPESVVNSFPLKSHKKVEASGASEDVEQCYICLAEYEEGDKIRVLPCHHEYHMSCVDKWLKEIHGVCPLCRGDVREVAEASVSHSEIPSL